One Etheostoma cragini isolate CJK2018 chromosome 6, CSU_Ecrag_1.0, whole genome shotgun sequence DNA window includes the following coding sequences:
- the LOC117945892 gene encoding teashirt homolog 1-like codes for MPRRKQQEPRRSAAYMPEDELKAADHDEEEHLQDDGLSLDGQDTEFLCNEEEEDVDGGQPPSYRDSPLSNGTNPDAGYGSPLSDASDRLMDFKSTSSRDGQDREGTALPFRPNNGLSFQDSLAQMKAVYANLISDASWSSITMDIMKSKPAAAGSVNSAVTTPEPASTASVSITTTTNKSSGVSMASSHHNGRSSSTNVNHTSGNINGTGASSVSSHGATSCGGSSSGGVSNGSGVAYDWHQAALAKTLQQTPYHLLPEPSLFSTVQLYRQNNKLYGSVFTGASKFRCKDCSAAYDTLVGLTVHMNETGHYRDDNKDKEEDQGKRWSKPRKRSLMEMEGKEDAQKVLKCMYCGHSFESLQDLSVHMIKTKHYQKVPLKEPVPALATKLMPTSAKKRAIHDAVVSPCSPDSVHAGSGGGGSVSLGDVGKDTKSAANPYVTPNNRYGYQNGASYTWQFEARKAQILKCMECGSSHDTLQQLTAHMMVTGHFLKVTNSASKKGKQLVFDPVVEEKIQSIPLPPTTTRLPVPSGVKSQPVSPALSSGSEEKREGGEDEKGEGGEPVERKIKEERDDSGEKAETDTTSYKYLREEDLEEAPKGGLDILKSLENTVSSAISKAQTGTPTWGGYPSIHAAYQLHGAMKSSLPPMIQSVQMQPMFNSGLRGLATDPNSVIRSPRSPSSPTPLRSNVTAMEELVEKVTGKAATVKKEKEEKMVSLDRCRPPSLVKSPSPALREQREQLASPNDLSVGKPSGMRSSSPGSVDSELICKKEPKESLVDGHNNHSKNGSEMCQSPVTNGNSLGIITDHSPESPFINPLSALQSIMNTHLGKASKPVSPAADPLSMLYKISNSMMEKPAFNPTPQGKPAEPINPYQLYESSDQPIDLSKSKASINSNSNNNNSSSALLTHNSVNGNKPLISLPDSVSSPLRENALMDISDMVKNLTGRLTPKSSTPSSISEKSDADGSAFEDALDDLSPVQKRKGRQSNWNPQHLLILQAQFASSLRETSEGRYAMTDLGPQERVHICKFTGLSMTTISHWLANVKYQLRRTGGTKFLKNMDSCQPVFLCGDCASQFRTPSSYINHLESHLGFSLKDLSKVSTEHLREQQAASKVITDKMTFGSPLSALTTAEDDTGSVYQCRLCNRTFVSKHAVKLHLSKTHGKSPEDHLVFVTALEKLEKLEKMEKV; via the coding sequence CGTACATGCCCGAAGACGAGCTTAAGGCAGCTGATCACGATGAGGAAGAGCACCTGCAGGATGACGGCCTCTCATTAGACGGCCAGGACACTGAGTTTCTGTGCAacgaggaagaggaagatgtgGATGGAGGCCAGCCACCTAGTTACAGAGACTCTCCACTCAGCAATGGCACAAACCCTGATGCTGGATACGGGTCTCCACTCAGTGATGCCAGCGACCGGCTGATGGACTTCAAGAGCACCTCTTCCAGGGACGGTCAGGACAGGGAAGGCACCGCTTTGCCCTTCCGCCCCAACAATGGCCTCTCTTTCCAGGATAGCCTGGCACAGATGAAAGCCGTCTATGCAAACCTCATCTCAGATGCCTCTTGGTCCAGCATCACGATGGACATCATGAAATCTAAGCCTGCTGCAGCTGGCAGTGTCAACAGTGCTGTCACCACTCCAGAGCCCGCCTCTACTGCTTCTGTCTCCATAACAACGACCACAAACAAAAGCAGTGGGGTCAGCATGGCTAGCAGTCACCATAACGGCAGGAGTTCCAGCACCAATGTCAACCACACAAGTGGCAACATTAATGGCACAGGAGCTAGCTCTGTTAGCAGCCACGGTGCAACCAGCTGTGGTGGGAGCAGTAGTGGTGGGGTGAGTAATGGTAGTGGTGTGGCATATGACTGGCACCAGGCAGCGCTTGCCAAAACTCTTCAGCAGACCCCCTACCACCTTTTGCCAGAGCCCAGCCTCTTCAGCACAGTGCAGCTCTACCGGCAGAACAACAAGCTGTATGGTTCTGTTTTCACTGGTGCGAGCAAGTTTCGCTGCAAAGACTGCAGCGCTGCCTATGACACACTGGTGGGTTTAACTGTCCACATGAATGAGACGGGCCACTATCGagatgacaacaaagacaaagaggaggaTCAGGGAAAGCGCTGGTCCAAACCACGTAAGCGCTCCCTGATGGAGATGGAGGGGAAAGAAGACGCCCAGAAGGTGCTGAAGTGCATGTACTGTGGCCATTCATTTGAGTCTCTGCAAGATCTCAGCGTTCATATGATCAAAACCAAGCATTACCAGAAAGTGCCTCTCAAAGAACCAGTGCCAGCCTTGGCCACTAAATTGATGCCCACTTCTGCTAAAAAACGAGCTATCCATGATGCTGTAGTCTCCCCATGCTCCCCAGACTCTGTCCATGctggtagtggtggtggtggtagtgtgtcCCTTGGGGATGTTGGCAAAGATACAAAATCTGCAGCTAACCCCTATGTTACACCAAACAACCGCTACGGCTACCAGAATGGTGCCAGCTACACTTGGCAGTTTGAAGCCCGTAAAGCCCAGATCCTCAAATGCATGGAGTGTGGGAGCTCTCATGATACACTGCAACAGCTGACTGCCCACATGATGGTTACTGGTCACTTTTTGAAGGTTACAAATTCTGCATCCAAGAAAGGCAAACAGCTGGTATTTGATCCGGTGGTGGAAGAGAAGATTCAATCCATCCCACTGCCACCGACCACCACCAGACTCCCTGTTCCTAGTGGTGTTAAGTCCCAGCCAGTTTCCCCTGCCCTCTCCTCAGGCtcagaggaaaagagggaaggAGGTGAAGATGAAAAGGGTGAAGGCGGTGAGCCAGTGGAGAGAAAAATcaaggaggagagagatgatTCAGGTGAGAAAGCTGAGACTGACACCACTTCATATAAATACCTTAGAGAAGAAGATCTGGAGGAAGCACCAAAAGGGGGTTTAGATATTCTTAAATCCCTTGAGAACACAGTATCCAGTGCCATAAGTAAGGCCCAGACAGGCACACCCACATGGGGTGGCTACCCGAGCATTCATGCAGCCTATCAGCTGCATGGTGCCATGAAGAGCTCTCTACCCCCAATGATACAGAGTGTCCAGATGCAGCCAATGTTTAACAGTGGGCTACGAGGCCTGGCAACTGACCCCAACTCAGTCATCCGCTCACCTCGGAGCCCTTCCTCCCCTACCCCCCTCAGGAGCAATGTCACTGCGATGGAAGAGCTTGTGGAGAAAGTGACAGGGAAAGCTGCCActgtgaagaaagaaaaggaggagaagatggTGAGCCTGGACCGATGCCGGCCACCATCGTTAGTAAAATCCCCCTCCCCTGCActgagagagcagagagaacaATTAGCATCTCCAAATGACCTTTCTGTTGGTAAACCATCTGGTATGAGAAGTAGCAGCCCAGGCAGTGTAGATTCAGAGCTCATCTGCAAGAAGGAGCCCAAAGAGAGCCTAGTAGATGGCCACAACAACCATTCAAAGAATGGCTCTGAGATGTGCCAATCCCCAGTTACTAATGGCAACAGTCTTGGCATAATCACTGATCACTCACCAGAAAGTCCTTTCATCAACCCTCTCAGTGCACTCCAATCAATCATGAACACCCACCTGGGTAAGGCCTCGAAACCAGTAAGCCCAGCTGCAGACCCACTATCTATGCTTTACAAAATCAGCAACAGCATGATGGAGAAGCCGGCTTTCAACCCAACTCCTCAGGGCAAGCCAGCTGAACCCATCAACCCCTATCAGTTGTATGAAAGCAGTGACCAGCCCATAGACCTGAGTAAGAGTAAGGCCAGCATTAACAGCAAcagtaacaataacaacagcagcagtgcgCTCTTGACCCACAATAGTGTAAATGGTAACAAACCCCTAATTTCCCTCCCAGACTcagtctcctctcctctgagaGAGAACGCTCTGATGGACATTTCTGATATGGTAAAGAACCTCACTGGGAGGCTGACGCCCAAATCTTCGACTCCCTCCTCCATCTCAGAGAAGTCGGATGCCGACGGCAGTGCATTTGAGGACGCCCTAGATGACCTCTCCCCCGTACAGAAGAGGAAAGGGAGGCAATCCAACTGGAATCCCCAGCACCTCCTTATCCTCCAGGCGCAGTTTGCCTCCAGCCTGAGGGAGACCTCAGAGGGCCGCTACGCCATGACTGACCTGGGCCCCCAGGAAAGGGTCCACATCTGTAAGTTCACAGGCCTCTCCATGACCACCATATCCCACTGGCTGGCTAATGTCAAGTACCAGCTGAGACGGACTGGGGGCACCAAGTTTCTCAAGAACATGGACTCGTGCCAGCCTGTGTTCCTCTGTGGTGACTGTGCCTCCCAGTTCAGGACTCCCTCCTCCTACATCAACCACCTGGAGTCTCATCTGGGCTTCAGCTTGAAAGACCTGTCCAAAGTGTCAACTGAGCACCTTCGGGAGCAGCAGGCTGCCTCAAAGGTGATCACAGACAAAATGACATTCGGCAGCCCCCTGTCAGCCTTGACCACGGCAGAGGACGACACAGGTTCTGTGTACCAGTGCAGACTTTGCAATCGGACATTCGTCAGCAAACACGCAGTCAAACTGCACCTCAGCAAGACCCACGGCAAGTCTCCAGAGGACCACCTGGTGTTTGTCACCGCTTTGGAGAAACTGGAGAAGCTAGAAAAGATGGAGAAGGTTTAG